The Indicator indicator isolate 239-I01 chromosome 32, UM_Iind_1.1, whole genome shotgun sequence genome contains a region encoding:
- the B3GALT6 gene encoding beta-1,3-galactosyltransferase 6: protein MKLLRLLCRHKTALGLGGLSLFAVVLLYLAKCTSEGLRPLPASRGLPHNQPAALSPRGARGPQLPAVPPPSPEETAFLAVLITSGPKYSERRSIIRSTWLSGAGRPPHDDIWSRFVIGTAGLGAEELHSLEVEQSRHRDLLLLPELRDSYENLTAKVLATYVWLDQHLDFQFALKADDDTFVRLDVLVEELRAKEPRRLYWGFFSGRGRVKSGGKWKESAWVLCDYYLPYALGGGYVISADLVHYLRLSRDYLNMWQSEDVSLGVWLAPIDVKRVHDPRFDTEYKSRGCNNKYIVTHKQSIEDMLEKHQTLAKEGKLCKEEVKLRLSYMYDWAVPPSQCCQRKDGIP, encoded by the coding sequence ATGAAGCTGCTGCGCTTGCTGTGCCGCCACAAGACAGCCCTGGGCCTGGGCGGCCTGTCACTGTTCGCCGTGGTCCTGCTTTACCTGGCCAAGTGCACCTCGGAGGGCCTGCGACCCTTGCCAGCCTCTCGTGGGCTGCCGCACaaccagcctgcagctctgtcaCCTCGGGGTGCCAGAGGGCCGCAGCTCCCCGCAGTCCCACCGCCTTCCCCTGAGGAAACAGCCTTCCTGGCCGTGCTGATCACCAGTGGCCCCAAGTACAGCGAGCGTCGCAGCATCATCCGCAGCACGTGGCTGTCGGGCGCCGGGCGACCTCCTCATGACGACATCTGGAGCCGCTTTGTGATCGGCAccgcagggctgggggcagaggagcTTCATAGCCTGGAGGTGGAGCAGAGCCGGCACAGagacctcctcctgctgccggAGCTGCGGGATTCCTACGAGAACCTGACTGCAAAAGTCCTGGCCACTTACGTCTGGCTGGATCAGCACCTGGATTTCCAGTTTGCCCTAAAGGCTGATGATGATACCTTTGTACGTTTGGATGTCCTGGTGGAAGAGCTGAGAGCCAAGGAGCCACGGCGCCTCTACTGGGGCTTCTTTTCTGGCCGTGGCCGAGTGAAATCGGGGGGCAAATGGAAAGAGAGCGCCTGGGTGCTCTGTGACTACTACCTGCCATACGCCCTGGGTGGTGGCTATGTGATTTCTGCCGATCTGGTGCACTATCTGCGTCTGAGCAGAGACTACCTGAACATGTGGCAGAGTGAGGATGTCTCCCTGGGGGTGTGGCTGGCCCCCATCGATGTGAAGAGAGTGCACGACCCTCGTTTTGACACTGAGTATAAGTCGCGAGGTTGCAACAATAAGTACATAGTAACTCATAAGCAGAGCATCGAGGACATGCTGGAAAAGCACCAGACCCTGGCTAAAGAAGGGAAGCTCTGTAAGGAGGAGGTTAAGCTCAGGCTTTCCTACATGTATGACTGGGCAGTGCCTCCTTCACAGTGTTGCCAAAGGAAGGATGGCATCCCATGA
- the SDF4 gene encoding 45 kDa calcium-binding protein, translated as MMSRQAFLCSLGSLYLSLLFIFLLMDVYARPANNSALKEKPADSKDENEILPPDHLNGVKMEMDGHLNKEFHQEVFLGKEMEEFEEDSEPRKNRKKLMAIFSKVDINNDKKIGAKEMQRWIMEKTDEHFQEAVEENKMHFRAVDPDGDGHVSWDEYKVKFLASKGFNEKEIAEKIRNNEELKIDEETQEVLDNLKDRWYQADNPPPDLLLNEEEFLSFLHPEHSRGMLKFMVKEIIRDLDQDGDKKLTLSEFISLPVGTVENQQAQDIDDDWVKDRRKEFEEVIDANHDGIVTMEELEEYMDPMNEYNALNEAKQMIAVADENQNHHLELEEILKYSEYFTGSKLMDYARNVHEEF; from the exons atgatgtcaAGACAGGCCTTTCTCTGCAGTTTGGGATCTCTCTATTTGTCCCTTCTCTTTATATTTCTTTTGATGGATGTGTATGCAAGGCCTGCAAATAACTCTGCCCTCAAAGAAAAGCCAGCTGACAGCAAAGATGAGAATGAGATCTTGCCCCCAGATCACTTGAACGGGGTCAAAATGGAGATGGATGGACATCTCAACAAGGAATTTCATCAAGAAGTTTTTCTAGGAAAAGAGATGGAAGAGTTTGAGGAAGATTCAGAACCCagaaaaaacaggaagaagCTCATGGCCATCTTTTCAAA GGTAGATATAAATAATGACAAAAAAATAGGGGCAAAAGAGATGCAGCGTTGGATCATGGAGAAGACAGATGAACATTTCCAGGAAGctgtggaagaaaataaaatgcacttCCGAGCTGTGGACCCTGATGGGGATG GCCACGTGTCCTGGGATGAATATAAAGTTAAATTTTTGGCAAGTAAAGGCTTCAACGAGAAAGAGATTGCAGAGAAGATCAGAAACAACGAGGAGCTGAAAATAGATGAAGAAA CTCAGGAAGTTCTGGATAACCTGAAGGATCGGTGGTACCAAGCTGACAACCCACCTCCTGATCTGCTCTTGAATGAAGAAGAGTTCTTGTCCTTCCTTcacccagagcacagcagaggaatgCTGAAGTTCATGGTGAAAGAAATCATCAGAGATTTGG ATCAAGATGGAGATAAGAAGCTCACCCTTTCAGAATTCATTTCCTTGCCTGTTGGGACTGTAGAGAACCAGCAAGCTCAAGATATTGATGATGACTGGGTGaaagacagaaggaaggaatttgagGAGGTCATTGATGCTAACCATGATGGCATTGTCACaatggaggagctggag GAATACATGGATCCTATGAATGAATACAATGCCCTCAATGAAGCCAAGCAAATGATAGCAGTAGCagatgaaaaccaaaaccaccacctggagctggaggagatcCTGAAGTACAGTGAATACTTCACAGGCAGCAAGCTTATGGACTATGCACGCAACGTCCACGAGGAGTTCTGA
- the TNFRSF4 gene encoding tumor necrosis factor receptor superfamily member 4: MGAVGFYSAFSALLFLLLAASSSPCLGLNCKEHEHVYGGKCCKDCPPGEGMQFRCTATEDTVCRPCRDGHFSSEHSHRFCNSCTVCDTWKGSVEVKKCEMTSDRICRCRAGYMPVVGTTPGSVCSPCPEGSYSLGQNENCQPWTNCSLLGKTTLQAGTQTTDAVCSNHATHPASPQSATLALNLSTTDHKDNMSTATSSPSRPSLGPSICLDTESSPTETNWGSLSLILICLILLLVSGISILLLVVQAAKDQSKKRPCRSNLQQPQSCRIPIQEEQIDSNSTLIKN, translated from the exons ATGGGAGCTGTAGGTTTTTACTCAGCCTTTTCTGCTCTCCTGTtcttgctgctggcagccagcagcagcccctgcttgGGGTTGAACTGCAAGGAACATGAACACGTTTATGGTGGGAAGTGCTGCAAGGACTGTCCCCCTG GTGAAGGGATGCAGTTCCGCTGCACTGCGACGGAGGACACAGTCTGCAGGCCCTGTCGAGATGGACACTTCAGCAGTGAGCACAGCCACAGGTTCTGCAACAGCTGCACAGTCTGTGACACCT GGAAGGGCAGTGTGGAGGTGAAGAAGTGTGAGATGACCTCTGACAGGATCTGCAGGTGCCGTGCAGGTTACATGCCCGTGGTGGGGACCACACCAGGAAGTG tgtGCTCACCATGTCCTGAAGGATCTTATTCCCTGGGGCAAAATGAAAACTGTCAGCCTTGGACCAA ctgcagccttcttggGAAAACCACACTGCAAGCAGGAACACAAACAACTGATGCTGTGTGCAGCAACCATGCCACACATCCGGCCAGCCCTCAGAGTGCAACACTTGCTCTGAACCTTTCCACCACTGACCACAAGGACAACATGTCAACAGCAACCTCCTCACCATCCAGACCCAGCCTGGGTCCTTCCATCTGCCTGGacacagagagcagccccaCAGAAACCAACTGGG gctCTTTATCCCTCATCCTCATCTGTCTGATACTGCTTCTGGTGAGTGgcatctccatcctcctgctggTTGTCCAAGCAGCCAAAGACCAGAGCAAGAAGAGGCCTTGCAGAAGCAACCTTCAGC aaccacagagctgccGAATTCCTATCCAGGAAGAGCAAATTGACTCCAATTCCACTCTCATCAAAAACTGA